Genomic DNA from Bifidobacterium sp. ESL0769:
TAAGCGGTTCCGTTGATACGAAAATGTAATACTAAATCATAACGCGGAATCGCTCAGGTGAAGCCTCGTCGTAATAGTTGCGACGGGGCTTCACCACCCTCTTCGTTTTCTTTATATAGCAGCGAGGATATGAAGCGAATATATAAGGAATATAAGGCGAATATACGGATATATGAAGGTTCGCGCGGCGGCGTAATTATGTGCACGCCAATCGTGCGAAAGAAATGACAGCTTAGGCTTTCGGCGGTCTGGGCTTTGAAAATTATTGGTTAAATAGACTTGCTATTGGTGGATTGTATGCGAGGTGGCACAAGCTGTGCAGCGCCGCATATATGTGCCAACTAGCGTTCAAGCCGGGCTTGCGTGACGAAACGATGAGACGGTGAAAACGGCAGGATTTAATATAAGGAGGACCATGGAACTCGAGGAACTTAGCGTTACAGAGAAGGCAGCGATGCTTTCCGGTGGCTCCGAATGGGATTCGCGCGGCAATGAACGGGCTGGCATCCCCAGCTTCGTGATGAGCGATGGTCCCCACGGCGTGCGTCGACAGCTTGGAGCGGGCGACCATCTGGGCATTGGCGCTTCCAAGCCCGCTACCTGCTTCCCCACCGCTGGAACCGTGGCCAATTCATGGGATCCGACGCTCGCTGCGGAAATGGGCAAGGCACTCGGGCGCGAGGCGCACGATCTCGGCGTCAACGTGTTGCTCGGGCCGGGTATGAATATCAAGCGCAACCCGCTGTGCGGTCGTAATTTCGAGTACTATTCCGAAGACCCGCAGGTCGCCGGGCGCATGGCCGCAGGCTTGGTCAAAGGCATTCAGAGCAACGGCGTTGCCTCCTGCCCGAAGCATTTTGCGGTCAACAGCCAGGAGCTGCGTCGTCAGGCTTCCAATTCCGTAGTCGACGAACGCACGCTGCGCGAGCTCTACCTGACCGGTTTCGAAATCATGATTCGCGAGGCGCGTCCTTGGGCCATCATGACCTCTTACAACCAGATCAACGGCACCTATGCTCATGAAAACAAGCATCTCTTGACCGAAATCCTGCGTCAGGAGTGGGGCTTCGACGGCACGGTCATCTCCGACTGGGGCGGTTCCGATTCCGCCGTCGCCGCGGTGAAGGCCGGTGGCTCGCTTGAAATGCCGTCTCCCGGCTACACTTCCGTGCGTGAGCTGGTCGGTGCGGTACAGGCTGGCACGCTGGCCGAGGCTGATATCAACGTCCGTGCCCGCGAGGTCGCCAAGCTCGCCCAGCGCACGCATTTCGAGGGCGTGGGCCGCGACGATCTGATGGCCGATGACGTGGCCAAAGATCACCATAACGTTGCCCGTCACGTCGCCGAAAATACCAGCGTATTGCTCAAGAACGGCAGCGCGGACGGTAAGATCGCCCCGGTTCTTCCGTTGAAGTCCGGTACTCGTGTGGCCGTCGTCGGCGATATGGCTGAAACCGCACGATATCAAGGTTCTGGTTCCTCCAAGGTCAACGCGACCGACGAGGAGAACCTGCTTGATCAGCTGAAGAAAATCGATGGCGTCGAAGTCGCCGGTTACCAGCAGGGCTATGAGCGTCATGGTGGCAAGAACAACGTCCTGGTCGAGGACGCCGTCGCGTTGGCTGCCTCCGACACCACCGATGTGGTCGTCGCCGTCGTCGGCCTTGACGAACGCAGTGAATCCGAAGGTCTTGATCGTTCCACGATGGCGATTCCCGAAGGTCAGAACGACCTAGTGAAGGCGCTGGTGGCCACCGGCAAGCCCGTGGTCGTCGTGCTCGTGGCCGGCTCCCCCGTCGAGCTGCCTTGGTTTGACGACGTTTCCGCACTCCTCTATATCGGTCTTTCCGGCCAGGCCGGCGCTTCGGCCACGGCTCGCGTGCTCACTGGCGAGGTCAATCCTTCCGGCCATCTCGCCGAGACTTGGCCGATCAAGTATGAAGACGTTCCCAGCTCCGGTTGGTACCCGGCCATCGGCCGCGATGCCATCTACCGCGAAGGCCCGTTTGTCGGCTATCGTTACTACGAAACCGCCGGAGTGCCTGTGCGCTTCCCGTTCGGCTACGGCTTGAGCTACAGCACGTTCACGTATTCCGATTTGACCAGTGACGAGAATGGCGTGACTTTTGCCATCACGAATAATTCAGACATCCCAGGTGCCACGGTCGCTCAGATGTATGTTCGTGGCCCGCAAGGCGGCGCGATGCGTCCGGACCGTGAACTCAAGGGCTTCAAGAAGGTCTTCCTCGGTCCGCAAGAGACCAAGGCGGTCACCATTCCATTCGACCGCTATACGTTCCGTCACTATGATGTCGTGCCCGGCACGTGGAAGACCGAAACCGGCGAACGCGAGATCTTGGTTGGCGACAGCGTTGAGAATCTGCCGCTTTCGACTAAGCAAATGATTCAGGGTGACATCGATTTGTGCCCGCCGAACCCGGTGCTCGGCCACTATCTCAAAGGTCAGGTCAAGGATGTCACTGACAACGAGATGACGGCCCTCTTCGGCCACGGCGTCATTGCCCCCGGCAAGACCGTCGTCTTCGGCGAGAACGACCCGATCTCCTCGTGGAAGGACTCGCGCGGTTTCGTCGCGCGTACCGTTGCCAAGGTACTGGCCAAAAAAGAGGCCAAAGTCCGCCAAAAGACCGGCCAACCCGATCTCAATATTCTCTTCATCCTGAACATGCCGCCTCGCGCGATGTGCAAGATGACGCAGGGCATGATCGATTCTGCGATGGTCCAGGCTGTCGTCAAGATCGCGAACGGCCACACCTTCCGTGGCGCCGGTTCGTTCATCGCCGGTTATTTCCGTAATATTTCCGCCAACAAACGCGTAGCGAAGGAGCTTGAAAACAAATGAGTGACACCAACAACAACGAAAGCGCCCAGCAGGTCGAAGGTAAAGGCTTCATTGCCGCCTGCAAGCGTCTGATCAACAAGTACCCGAACCTGTGGGAATTCATCAAGTTCAACGTGCTTTCGAATATTTCGACCATTACGCGTTTCGTGGCCGTGTGGATTCTGACCGCGCTGTTCGTGCACGCCATGCACCTGACCCAGCCGTTCAGCTTCCTGATCTTCAACTACTCGAAGCCCAGCACCAACGGCCTCGGCGGCTTCCTCACCTTCCTCATCGCGGAAATCTGCGCACAGGCCGTCAACTTCGTGGTGCAGATGAAATGGGTCTTCAAGTCTGACGCGAGCTTCAAGTCCGCCGCATGGAAGTATGCGATTCTGGCCATCATCATCGTGGTCTGCGGCCTGCTGCTGCCGGGCTACATCACCACACTCTGCAAGGGCTTCGGCTGGAATGATGCCGTTTCCTCCACCCTCGCTTCCGTGGTCAACACTCTTCTGGCCGTCATCATCAGCTACCCGCTCTTAAAGTGGTGGATTGCCCCGGCAAAGAAGGGCGACAAAGCCGAAAAGTAGTAAATAAGTAACGTAGGTCGTCGTCGGTGTCGGACTCAGCCCGGTAACTGCACTGTGCAGGCGCTGATGAGATGCCGTCGTTACCTTCAATGCTTGCGTCGTTACCTACGGCGTTATTGTAGTGAAACCAAAAGGTCGGTCGATAGGGAAGCGAGATTGGCGCAATTCAACCAATTCCGCTAACCTATCGGCCGACTTTTTGCTATCTCTGTATTCCGTTATGGCCTTTGATGGGTAATGTCACGTTCATTAGCCCGTCTAAATGACGGTCATTATCACACAGTCAAATGACCGTGTAAATTTGACTGTGTGATTTTGAGAATGACCGTGTGGGTGGGCATAGAACGTATTGAAATATACCGATAGCATTCCCTGAAGCTCTCAAAATGTTATGAGTTAAGCTTCATCGACTAATGGCGGAGTTGGTTCTTCGTTAACCACACAGGCGTCGTCACAGTCAAAAGCACACAGTCATTTGACCGTGTGGATGTGACCGTGATACTCTTATGATGACCGTGTGAACAACCGACAAGGAGCCGATTATGGCTGTGATCGATGAACCGTTGCAGACGATGATTGACCGTCTGCGCCGCCAGCATACCGATGATGGTGATATCGAAGCGAAAGCCTGCGGTCATGGCTTGAGCGCGAGTGTGTGGGAGTCTGTAAGCGCATTTGCGAACACAGCCGGAGGCGTTCTGCTGCTTGGAGTCGATGAAGAAAGCGGCTTTAAGCCGGCGGTTGGTTTTTCTCTGAATAAAGTTCGAGACCAATTCATTGAGGGTATTGGCGACGGCGGCGTGAACGGCGCGAGGTTGACTCATCCTCCCGTGTATGAGTTGTCTCGGGAAACGTTGGAGAATCAACAGATTTTGAAAATCCTCATCCACGAGAACACCATCGATCAGAAGCCCTGCTATGTCACGGCTAAAGGTGTAGGTTCCGGCAGCTACAAACGCGTTGATGACAAAGACATCAGGCTTTCTGGCGCCGAAATCTATGAGCTGCAGAATGCACTGCGTCCGAGCGATGCTGATATGCAAATAGTCCGTGAGGCAAATGTTGCAGACCTGAGCAAGCGAGGAATCCAACGGATACTGGATGCGCGGAAAAGTTCCAAAGCTCTGAGAGGCGCGAACACGCGTCAGGAACAATTGGCGAGACTTAATATCACGGATAAAAAAGGTGGCATCCGGCTTGCTGGTTTGCTGGTTGCTGGTGAATATCCTCAGCAGTTCTTTCCCCGTCTCATCATCGATGTGGCCGTTCATCCGGGTACCGGAAAGTCTCAAGATGATAAGGTTCGCTTTATTGACCGAGAGCGGTGCGAAGGTCCGTTGCCGGAAATGATTGATGAGGCCGTCGAGGCTGTGGCACGCAACCTACGCAAGACTTCTGTCGTAGAAGGCGTCGCGCGTCGCGAAGAGTTGGAGATTCCGCGTGAGGCTTTGCGCGAGGTTATTGCCAACGCCGTGGTCCACCGCGAGTATCACTCGATGTTCGTAGGCGCTCCCGTGAGCGTGGATGTGTTTTATGACCGTTTGGAAGTTACCAATCCAGGTGGTCTCTGGGGTGGTAAAACGCTCGCAAACCTTGATGATGGTCAGTCGAAGTGCCGCAACACCGCGCTGATTCAATTGATGCAGGATGTTCCGCTTTCTCGTGAGGATGGAACAACCGTAGAGGGCCAAGGGACGGGAATACCTTTGGTGAAGCGGGAGGCGAAGAAGAGCAAAGGGCTGAAACTGGAGTTCAAGGCCTCCGCGGATTGGTTCAAGGTCATATTTTGGCGCCAAGATATCGTGATTAGGCACATGGCAACTCATCGAAGAATGTCTCATGTGCCGACTCATCGGTTATCTAAGTCGGCAACTCAGCGATTATCTGTAGATGATGTGCAAGGGCAAATAAGCGAGGAGGATCTTGAGGATTACTTTAATAGATTTCCGATAGATTCCGAATCTGACTCGGAACCGCACGATACTTCGGTTTCGTCTGCCGTAAAACGTCAAATTCGTAATGACAGTCAATTATTGACTCTGATACCAGAAAATGACGTCATATCCGCCCGCGAGCTAGCAAACCAGACGGGCAAATCGGTGGAAACGGTTCGTCGCGAACTTCGCAGGCTGATTCAGGAGCAAAAGGTGGAACCCATTGGCAAGTCCAAAAGTCGTCAGCGAGTGTATCGCAGGCTTTGATTTTTTGATATTTAATGGCAAGTCAAAGGCTGGTTGATGGAAAATTATAATTAACGGAATCTCGTCAACTGTTGATGGTCTATCAGTTGATTTTGTAATTGCGAATGCCTTATGTCTGCATTTTTGGAATACACCAATGATTCTCTAATTGTATGATAAAATACTTATGCATTCTGTTTTGTGCAATTAGAAAGAACTGTTGTACGGCAATAAAGTCTATCACGCGATAAGAGATTTATAGACATCACGCAATGAGGCGAGAAAAGAAAGGCATTCAATAATGTATCAAGGAATAAAAGTTGCTGGAATCGCAGCGTTTGTGTCTGCTTGCGTGCTGTTGTCAAGCGCAAGTATTGCGAACGCGGACGAGACGCAGACGCAGACCGCTCCCTCGGCTCCGATCACCTCGCAAGTCGCTCCCGCTGCCGAAGGCAACGCGAAGCAACCAGCGAGTCAGGGGCTTGAAGAGGCCGCTCCGATTCCGTCTGCTCAGGACGCCGAGACTGATCAGGCCAGGGCTGCGCTGCAAGCGGTTATCAATCAGGTGAATACAGCGAAATCACATGCGGATTACTACTTGAATTGGGGAAGTTCAGGCGTTGAAGCTGAACTGACTTCAGCGCAGGGCATCTACAACAATCAGAGCGCAACCGCTGCAGACCTCAATAATGAGGCTGCTACTCTTACGAACGTTCTTAAGACCGCTATTGCAGTGGATACTTATATTCTGCAGATGTATATCAATAATGCACCTCATCTTTTGAGGGATGAATTCACCTCGGAGACGCTGGCTGTCTATGATGCTGCAGTCACGAAGGGTCGCGCTGATTTGGCGGCTCCCGGTGTTACCCAGGCGACTCTCGATGCCGATGCGCAGGCTATTCAGAAGGCCCTCGACAATCTTGAATATACCCCTGCTCGCTGGAAGCAGATCTTGCAGGATGATGTGAACGGCGCGTATGCTGGTCATTTCAACCAGGCAGATTACACAGCAGAATCTTGGAAAGTCTTTGATGAGGCGCGTTCTGCGGCAAAGGCTGGTTTGCAGTCCACAGCTGATTACAAGGCTTTGGATATTAGCTTGAGAGCGGCGGAAGGCGGTCTTAAGAAGACTGTCAACTCCGGATCCGCTGAAGGAACCAACACTGGGGCCAAGTCTCTACAGGCCGCTGGCAATAACAATGGCACCAAGGCCAAGGGCGGAAAGCTTGCGAATACCGGTTCCAACGTTGCCGTTGTGGCGCTGGTGATGTTCGCTGCTCTTGCAGCCGCTGGCTCGCTGAACTTGCTGCGCAGGCGCATTTGAGCGGATTTTCTGTCTTCGTTCCAATTTGTGCATGGCGTGGAAAGTCCTCGAAATGCATAAGTAAATGGTAAAGATGGGTTATTAAGGCCGTTTCGTCGGATACATGTCCGGCGGAACGGCCTTTTGCGTTGATCTATAACCTTCAGCATAAATTAGTGAACGCAGTCTTCGGTTAGTTTCAAATTACAAAGCTTTAATTCACTCGGTTCAAAGGAGTTATTTCAGTAAATCAGCGAGCATGAAGTCGGTACGTTGCTTCTTTGCGTTGGTAATGCGTTGATACTCCCTCAGTGCTTGCACCAGATTGTCGCCATTGCCCCAATAATCATTAAGGAATTTGGGTCTTTTTACGTCTCCCATTCCAAGCTCTTCTTTGCAGAATAGGCTGGGTTTCAATTTATTTTGCTTCTTGCCCCGTTGGCTTTGTTTCCAATGTTCATATTGATCGGCGGCTCCTTCGCGGCAAATCACCAACATCTCGATTTCGGGATGAGTGGTGAGGTTCAGCGCGATTGATTGGTGCGCAGGTTGGGTTCTAGGGTCTTTAGATGGGCCGTTGCGTCGCGTCGGACCTAAGCTGAGCTTGTGCTCGACCTGATCCTGCACGCAAAGCACAAAGACATCGCTGCCATAATCCTGATTGAGGTATTGCTGAGCTATGCTGGAACCTTTGCGTTCCAAGGTATAGTAGGCATCAGTTAATGGGTCGGTGATGATGTTGCCGGTGTCAAGAAATGTCAGATCTTGTTCCACCAGCGTGGTGACGATAACTGATTCGGCGAGACCTTCGCAAGAGAACAGAACATGAGAGTTACCGATAAGGTCCGCAAGCTCATTTTGTCGGCTTTTCATGTCTTTCTCCCGTCTCTTGAGATGGACGAGTTGGTAAAGGTTCGTTGACGGCAGACGCGACGTAATCACGTATGGCCTTGAGGTTTTTGGCCTTAGGGGCGGTGCCGCCAATGAAGTTCGAGGTGAACACTTCGCTACGTTTAAGTTCGCCGCGCTTGACCGCCGAAGAGTATTTCACCGCGTCAACTTTGTTACCATTCTGGGTGCTGCGCCGCAAGAAGTAGATGTTGTCTTTCCGGTTGAGCAGGTCGAGTAGTTCGGGATAGTGGGTGGTGAAAACCAGGCCGGCGCCGTGCGGATTGGTCTTTCTGGAGATAAACAGATTGATAATCATGTGGACCAGTTCTTTGTTGATGCTGTTTTCGATTTCATCAACTAAGAGATATCCGCCATTTTGCAACACCGAGAGGGCGTTGGAAATCATTCTTGAGCCGCGTTCGGTACCGGAAGACAGTATGATATGTGCCGCCTCGCGAGGCATGATACGCTCGTCCAATTCTCCGGCGAAACGGATGTGAACTTGCTGGTCCTCCTTATCGAAGCGGTAGTAGTCTATGCTGTCATCCAAGACATGAAGGATGGGGTCGGCGATGGTTGCTATCGGATTATGCTCGTCGAGGGTTGCGGGCATGAAAATATCGGGATGCTGAGGAACCGGACTGGGCGTAAGTTGAGTTACCCTTGGGCTGCCGCCTTGTGCAATATTGGTGATGATGCTCATATATGGTGATAAATAAGGAAGCACTGAATCTGGTAGATAAGCGTTCTCGTCAATATCTTTATCGCGTTTTACACCTTTTTTTGGTTTTGGTTTTCGAATGCGGATCACAGTTGCTGCTTTGGTGAAAGCTTTGAAATCTTTGAGTTGCTTTCGCGAAGGCTGTTTCTTGTTGAATCGTGACAGAGTTTCAGAAATAAAAGCAAATCTTGCGCTTCCTTCGTGTGTGCTCTCATCGACATTGCGTATTTGGATTAGCTCTGCCTCGTGCAGATAGAACACTCCATTTGCCTCGAATATGGTTTCTATGTGCAAAGAATCGTCGCAAGTCGGCAATGGGTGGATTTGCTGGAAAAGAGCAATATTGTCCGTCAATGCAGAGATGACAAAACTTAAAAGGCGAAGTGCTGTGGTCTTGCCAGTTGCGTTGACGCCGGTAAGTGCGACAACGTTTTGGGAATAAGCTGTGCTGGATTCTCCGCCCAGTCTGGTGATTCCGGAAGCTGGTCCGTAAGAGCGCACCTGGTCTTCCGCGAAGAAATCGAGATCGAGCGTTTTATTGTTGTAAGGTTCTGAACCGCTTACAGCAACATGCAGTAGATGCATTTCTTCTCCTTTATAAAAGCTGTAAACAATTTTTCTGTTTACAGTATATCACCGAAGGTAAGAATGTCTTTACGAATGACGTGTATGTTCGTTTCGTAGCTAGAAGGCGGATTTTGGGGTTACCTATAGAAGTTTGATTGCCAACTTCGCTTATTCTTGACTGGCTTTTCTGTATTCCGGATTTCACCGCGGCAACAGCACGGTCAGGGTGAACCAGTGGTTGTGGGTTTTGATAGTGACGTTGCCGTGGTAGAGGCCGGCGATATGCTTGATTGATTTCACGCCGTAGCCGTGGGCGCGCTGGTCGGATTTGGTGGT
This window encodes:
- a CDS encoding glycoside hydrolase family 3 C-terminal domain-containing protein, whose product is MELEELSVTEKAAMLSGGSEWDSRGNERAGIPSFVMSDGPHGVRRQLGAGDHLGIGASKPATCFPTAGTVANSWDPTLAAEMGKALGREAHDLGVNVLLGPGMNIKRNPLCGRNFEYYSEDPQVAGRMAAGLVKGIQSNGVASCPKHFAVNSQELRRQASNSVVDERTLRELYLTGFEIMIREARPWAIMTSYNQINGTYAHENKHLLTEILRQEWGFDGTVISDWGGSDSAVAAVKAGGSLEMPSPGYTSVRELVGAVQAGTLAEADINVRAREVAKLAQRTHFEGVGRDDLMADDVAKDHHNVARHVAENTSVLLKNGSADGKIAPVLPLKSGTRVAVVGDMAETARYQGSGSSKVNATDEENLLDQLKKIDGVEVAGYQQGYERHGGKNNVLVEDAVALAASDTTDVVVAVVGLDERSESEGLDRSTMAIPEGQNDLVKALVATGKPVVVVLVAGSPVELPWFDDVSALLYIGLSGQAGASATARVLTGEVNPSGHLAETWPIKYEDVPSSGWYPAIGRDAIYREGPFVGYRYYETAGVPVRFPFGYGLSYSTFTYSDLTSDENGVTFAITNNSDIPGATVAQMYVRGPQGGAMRPDRELKGFKKVFLGPQETKAVTIPFDRYTFRHYDVVPGTWKTETGEREILVGDSVENLPLSTKQMIQGDIDLCPPNPVLGHYLKGQVKDVTDNEMTALFGHGVIAPGKTVVFGENDPISSWKDSRGFVARTVAKVLAKKEAKVRQKTGQPDLNILFILNMPPRAMCKMTQGMIDSAMVQAVVKIANGHTFRGAGSFIAGYFRNISANKRVAKELENK
- a CDS encoding ATP-binding protein yields the protein MAVIDEPLQTMIDRLRRQHTDDGDIEAKACGHGLSASVWESVSAFANTAGGVLLLGVDEESGFKPAVGFSLNKVRDQFIEGIGDGGVNGARLTHPPVYELSRETLENQQILKILIHENTIDQKPCYVTAKGVGSGSYKRVDDKDIRLSGAEIYELQNALRPSDADMQIVREANVADLSKRGIQRILDARKSSKALRGANTRQEQLARLNITDKKGGIRLAGLLVAGEYPQQFFPRLIIDVAVHPGTGKSQDDKVRFIDRERCEGPLPEMIDEAVEAVARNLRKTSVVEGVARREELEIPREALREVIANAVVHREYHSMFVGAPVSVDVFYDRLEVTNPGGLWGGKTLANLDDGQSKCRNTALIQLMQDVPLSREDGTTVEGQGTGIPLVKREAKKSKGLKLEFKASADWFKVIFWRQDIVIRHMATHRRMSHVPTHRLSKSATQRLSVDDVQGQISEEDLEDYFNRFPIDSESDSEPHDTSVSSAVKRQIRNDSQLLTLIPENDVISARELANQTGKSVETVRRELRRLIQEQKVEPIGKSKSRQRVYRRL
- a CDS encoding GtrA family protein; the protein is MSDTNNNESAQQVEGKGFIAACKRLINKYPNLWEFIKFNVLSNISTITRFVAVWILTALFVHAMHLTQPFSFLIFNYSKPSTNGLGGFLTFLIAEICAQAVNFVVQMKWVFKSDASFKSAAWKYAILAIIIVVCGLLLPGYITTLCKGFGWNDAVSSTLASVVNTLLAVIISYPLLKWWIAPAKKGDKAEK
- a CDS encoding ATP-binding protein, translating into MHLLHVAVSGSEPYNNKTLDLDFFAEDQVRSYGPASGITRLGGESSTAYSQNVVALTGVNATGKTTALRLLSFVISALTDNIALFQQIHPLPTCDDSLHIETIFEANGVFYLHEAELIQIRNVDESTHEGSARFAFISETLSRFNKKQPSRKQLKDFKAFTKAATVIRIRKPKPKKGVKRDKDIDENAYLPDSVLPYLSPYMSIITNIAQGGSPRVTQLTPSPVPQHPDIFMPATLDEHNPIATIADPILHVLDDSIDYYRFDKEDQQVHIRFAGELDERIMPREAAHIILSSGTERGSRMISNALSVLQNGGYLLVDEIENSINKELVHMIINLFISRKTNPHGAGLVFTTHYPELLDLLNRKDNIYFLRRSTQNGNKVDAVKYSSAVKRGELKRSEVFTSNFIGGTAPKAKNLKAIRDYVASAVNEPLPTRPSQETGERHEKPTK